A section of the Caldalkalibacillus thermarum genome encodes:
- a CDS encoding PaaI family thioesterase, with translation MQTKRYTMSDLKKVVSKEMPPPPCDKTINLTVLSAGNGVAKGVWQVEHAFVNGLGVAMGGFLSSAADIMMAYAIASVLTDEQTFASIDLHTTYHRPVVPGKVQVEARVERLGKQVAYLVAELTQDGKKVATAVSHMIIARATT, from the coding sequence ATGCAAACCAAGCGGTATACCATGTCTGATTTAAAAAAAGTAGTCAGCAAGGAAATGCCTCCCCCTCCTTGTGACAAGACCATCAACCTGACGGTGCTTTCAGCTGGAAATGGTGTTGCTAAAGGCGTTTGGCAAGTGGAACATGCCTTTGTCAATGGTTTGGGCGTGGCCATGGGCGGCTTTTTATCTTCTGCTGCCGACATCATGATGGCTTATGCCATCGCTTCCGTATTAACTGATGAACAGACCTTTGCTTCCATTGATTTGCACACCACCTACCATCGGCCCGTGGTTCCTGGAAAGGTTCAAGTTGAAGCCAGGGTGGAGCGGTTAGGAAAACAAGTGGCTTATCTGGTGGCTGAACTCACCCAGGATGGGAAAAAGGTGGCTACAGCCGTTTCCCATATGATCATCGCCAGGGCCACAACATGA
- the pcaF gene encoding 3-oxoadipyl-CoA thiolase: MREVVIVDAVRTPIGRYKGALKDVRPDDLAAHVIKALVERNPEVRVEEIEDVVFGCANQAGEDNRNVARMGLLLAGLPQEVGGTTVNRLCGSGLDAVNQAARAIMAGEGDIYIAGGVESMTRAPLVMAKPESEFPRGNHELFDTTIGWRFINPKMEAMYGTLSMPETAEEVAKRFGISREDQDRFAFQSQMRYKAAYEAGKFKEEIVPVTIRDKKGNETVVDTDEHPRPNTTLEKLAQLKPLFENGTVTAGNASGINDGAAALLLMSAEKSKALGMEPLGRYVTSAVAGVEPNIMGIGPVPATRKALQRAGISIDNIELIELNEAFASQSLACIRQLELDQEKVNVNGGAIALGHPLGASGARILTTLLYEMKRRNASWGLATMCIGVGQGIATIVQRGE, encoded by the coding sequence ATGAGAGAAGTTGTCATTGTTGATGCAGTCAGAACCCCCATCGGCCGCTACAAAGGGGCGCTGAAAGATGTGCGCCCCGATGACCTGGCGGCCCATGTGATCAAAGCGTTGGTGGAACGTAATCCGGAAGTGAGGGTGGAGGAAATCGAGGATGTCGTGTTTGGTTGTGCCAATCAGGCTGGTGAAGACAATCGCAATGTGGCACGCATGGGCCTTCTTCTTGCTGGTCTGCCCCAAGAAGTGGGGGGGACGACCGTTAACCGGCTGTGCGGATCAGGTTTAGATGCGGTTAATCAAGCTGCACGGGCAATCATGGCCGGCGAAGGGGATATCTACATCGCTGGCGGGGTGGAAAGCATGACCCGGGCTCCATTGGTGATGGCTAAACCTGAGTCGGAATTCCCCAGAGGCAATCATGAGTTATTTGATACCACCATCGGCTGGCGGTTTATCAATCCGAAAATGGAGGCCATGTATGGCACTTTATCCATGCCGGAAACGGCAGAGGAAGTGGCCAAACGCTTCGGCATCAGCCGGGAGGATCAAGACCGTTTCGCCTTCCAGAGCCAGATGCGCTATAAAGCGGCTTATGAAGCAGGCAAGTTTAAGGAAGAGATTGTTCCTGTCACGATTCGGGACAAAAAAGGGAATGAAACCGTGGTGGACACCGATGAGCATCCCCGGCCCAACACCACGTTGGAAAAACTGGCTCAATTAAAACCGTTGTTTGAAAATGGAACCGTAACGGCGGGGAATGCCTCGGGCATCAATGATGGTGCGGCTGCCTTGCTGCTCATGAGCGCTGAAAAGTCCAAAGCGCTGGGAATGGAACCCCTGGGCCGTTATGTGACGTCGGCTGTAGCTGGCGTGGAGCCCAACATCATGGGGATCGGGCCCGTTCCGGCGACGAGAAAAGCGTTGCAACGGGCAGGAATTTCGATTGACAATATTGAATTGATTGAATTGAACGAAGCCTTTGCCTCCCAGTCTTTGGCCTGCATCCGCCAGCTTGAACTGGATCAGGAAAAGGTGAATGTCAACGGTGGAGCCATCGCCCTGGGACATCCTCTAGGGGCCAGTGGGGCGCGAATTCTGACCACCCTTCTGTACGAGATGAAACGGCGGAATGCCAGCTGGGGACTGGCCACCATGTGCATTGGTGTGGGGCAAGGCATCGCCACTATCGTACAAAGGGGAGAATAG
- the paaX gene encoding phenylacetic acid degradation operon negative regulatory protein PaaX, whose protein sequence is MKTRSMIFTLYGDYIRHYGGEIWIGSLIRLLEAFGHNAQSVRAAMSRMQKQGWVKSHKRGNKSYYSLTERGKKRMNVAAKRIFKLKPERWDGKWRMLIYSIPETKRHIRDELRKELVWSGFGSLSHSCWISPNPLEEQVAEMVERYGLDDYVDFFVAENKGPNDNKSLVERCWDLEEINGRYQEFIDHYSKRFVIDRNKIEMNKMSDEECFVERTKLVHEYRKFLFVDPGLPGELLPDHWLGEHAAALFRDYYQILAKPASRFFEEVFAEGQNGQKEPKYDVLDHPFIIER, encoded by the coding sequence ATGAAAACACGGTCCATGATCTTTACCCTCTATGGAGACTATATCCGTCATTACGGTGGAGAAATTTGGATTGGCAGTCTCATTCGTCTGTTGGAAGCCTTTGGCCACAATGCCCAATCGGTGAGGGCCGCCATGTCCAGAATGCAGAAACAGGGTTGGGTTAAATCCCACAAGCGGGGCAACAAGAGCTACTATTCCCTGACTGAGCGGGGTAAAAAGCGCATGAATGTGGCAGCCAAACGGATCTTTAAGCTGAAGCCGGAACGATGGGACGGTAAGTGGCGCATGCTCATTTATTCCATACCGGAAACCAAGCGCCATATCAGGGATGAGCTGCGTAAGGAACTCGTCTGGAGTGGTTTTGGCTCGTTGTCCCATAGTTGCTGGATTTCCCCTAATCCCCTTGAGGAACAAGTGGCGGAAATGGTGGAGCGTTACGGTTTGGATGACTATGTGGACTTTTTCGTGGCCGAAAACAAGGGGCCCAACGATAACAAGAGCCTGGTAGAACGCTGTTGGGATCTGGAGGAGATTAACGGACGTTATCAAGAGTTTATTGACCATTACAGCAAACGCTTTGTCATTGACCGCAACAAGATTGAGATGAACAAAATGAGTGATGAAGAGTGCTTCGTGGAACGCACCAAATTGGTTCACGAATATCGCAAGTTCCTGTTCGTCGACCCGGGGCTGCCTGGAGAGCTTCTCCCAGATCATTGGCTGGGTGAACATGCCGCTGCCTTGTTCAGGGACTATTATCAAATTCTGGCTAAACCAGCCAGCCGTTTTTTTGAGGAAGTGTTCGCTGAAGGTCAGAACGGCCAAAAGGAGCCCAAATATGATGTGCTGGACCATCCCTTTATCATTGAGCGTTAG
- the paaD gene encoding 1,2-phenylacetyl-CoA epoxidase subunit PaaD, which translates to METQIKVEEVWETLKQVKDPELPTVSIVEMGMVKDVRCQGQAVEVEIIPTFVGCPALDLIKKDVVQHLKALFPEEQIKVRFVLDIPWTSDRISEEGRENLKKMGIAPPPREYQAGQKWIVECPYCHSPKTVMENLFGPTACRSILYCTKCKNPFEAIKPV; encoded by the coding sequence ATGGAGACCCAGATCAAAGTGGAAGAGGTTTGGGAGACATTAAAGCAAGTCAAAGATCCCGAGCTTCCCACTGTCAGTATTGTTGAGATGGGGATGGTCAAGGATGTGCGCTGTCAGGGACAGGCGGTTGAGGTGGAAATCATACCCACCTTTGTCGGCTGCCCGGCCTTGGACTTAATTAAAAAAGATGTGGTCCAACACTTGAAGGCATTGTTTCCTGAAGAGCAGATCAAAGTGCGTTTTGTTTTAGATATTCCCTGGACCTCCGATCGCATTAGCGAAGAGGGGAGGGAGAACCTGAAGAAAATGGGCATTGCACCGCCCCCTAGGGAATATCAGGCAGGACAAAAGTGGATTGTGGAATGCCCTTATTGTCATTCACCCAAAACGGTCATGGAAAACCTGTTTGGCCCCACAGCCTGTCGCAGTATTCTGTATTGCACCAAATGTAAAAATCCTTTTGAAGCCATCAAGCCTGTTTAA
- a CDS encoding enoyl-CoA hydratase-related protein, whose protein sequence is MEKVTFDTELGLQNVRLEKEGGRAILTLNRPDNLNALNYQTLCELGEALEAIRYDRSIRAVLLRGEGKGFCVGADLKERKTLTDDQVRRNVHKIRTVCDQLEALPQPTIAVLHGYAFGGGFELALACDFRYAHPETKMGLTEVSLGIIPGAGGTIRLPKLIGKAKAKELIMMAKRIEAREAEQLGLLNGTAENVWELALEAARRLEEMAPLAVIQAKHAIDHGFDVDTQTGMAIENKAYEVLIPTEDRVEALEAFSEKRKPQFKGR, encoded by the coding sequence GTGGAAAAAGTGACCTTCGACACTGAACTTGGCCTGCAGAATGTCCGTTTGGAAAAAGAAGGCGGGCGGGCGATTTTAACCTTGAACCGTCCCGACAACCTCAATGCCCTTAATTACCAAACCCTCTGTGAGTTGGGAGAAGCCTTGGAAGCCATACGTTATGACCGGAGCATTCGCGCTGTCTTGCTACGGGGGGAGGGCAAAGGATTTTGTGTGGGGGCTGACTTGAAAGAGCGCAAAACCCTGACTGATGACCAAGTGCGCCGCAATGTGCATAAGATCCGAACCGTTTGTGACCAACTGGAAGCCCTTCCCCAGCCCACCATTGCCGTTCTCCACGGCTATGCTTTTGGAGGCGGTTTTGAGCTGGCATTGGCCTGCGATTTCCGTTATGCCCATCCGGAAACCAAAATGGGTTTGACGGAAGTCAGCTTGGGGATCATCCCTGGAGCAGGAGGGACCATTCGCCTGCCAAAGCTTATCGGCAAGGCCAAAGCCAAGGAGTTAATCATGATGGCCAAGCGGATCGAGGCCAGAGAAGCCGAGCAGCTGGGACTTCTCAACGGTACGGCTGAAAATGTGTGGGAGCTGGCTCTGGAAGCCGCCCGGCGTTTGGAAGAGATGGCTCCCTTGGCCGTCATTCAGGCCAAGCATGCTATCGATCACGGTTTTGATGTGGATACACAGACCGGTATGGCCATCGAGAACAAAGCCTATGAAGTCTTAATCCCTACGGAAGACCGGGTGGAGGCCTTAGAAGCCTTCAGTGAAAAACGCAAACCTCAATTCAAAGGCCGCTGA